A genomic window from Salvia hispanica cultivar TCC Black 2014 chromosome 5, UniMelb_Shisp_WGS_1.0, whole genome shotgun sequence includes:
- the LOC125188156 gene encoding uncharacterized protein LOC125188156, with product MSRDLFLRIVHTLEARDEYFQYREDGIGRPGLTPLQKCTVAIRQLAYGTTTDMFDEYLHVGDTTGRECLKNFCKLVVEAFGDTYLRRPTADDCQSLMRMHETVHGFPGMLGSIDCMHWQWKNCPTAWRGQFTSGYKGSHPTMILEAVADHRLWIWHAYFGVAGSNNDINVLNSSTLFADQCRGRGPAIQFTANGRTHHMGYYLADGIYPRWPVFLKTISCPIGERRVLFAAKQESARKDVERAFGVLQSRWAIVKGPARFWYKEVIADVMYACIIMHNMIVEQERGHVTNWVDDEAGSSSSTATSPVTRGLPTGFGAVLERQASMRNQQDHTQLMTDMIEEVWTRNRRR from the coding sequence ATGAGCCGAGATCTTTTTCTCCGCATTGTGCACACGTTGGAGGCCCGTGATGAGTACTTCCAGTATCGGGAAGACGGGATCGGCAGACCCGGACTTACGCCGTTGCagaagtgcacggttgcgatccgccagttggcctacggcacAACAacggatatgttcgacgagtaccttcacGTCGGGGATACAACTGGCCGCGAATGTCTGAAGAATTTTTGTAAGTTAGTTGTGGAGGCTTTTGGCGACACATATTTGCGACGCCCGACTGCTGATGATTGCCAGAGCCTGATGCGGATGCACGAGACGGTGCACGGCTTCCCTGGGATGCTAGGGAGCATCGACTGTATGCACtggcagtggaagaactgcccgACGGCCtggagaggccaatttactagcggctacaagggcagccacccgacgatgatcctAGAAGCCGTCGCTGACCACCGCctctggatctggcatgcctactttggtgtagccgggtcgaacaacgacatcaacgtcctcaactcgtccacCCTATTCGCCGATCAGTGCAGGGGTCGCGGTCCGGCCATTCAGTTCACTGCCAACGGCCGCACAcatcatatggggtactacttggccgatggcatataccctaggtggcctgtTTTTTTGAAGACGATCAGCTGCCCAATTGGTGAGAGGAGAGTCTTGTTTGCGGCAAAGCAGGAGTCCGCgcggaaggatgtggagcgggcttttggggtgctccaatcgcggtgGGCAATCGTGAAAGGTCCGGCGCGTTTCTGGTACAAGGAAGTCATCGCCGacgtcatgtatgcgtgcatcatcatgcataacatgatagtcgaacaagAACGTGGCCATGTCACCAATTGGGTGGATGATGAAGCCGGATCTAGCTCCAGCACGGCGACCTCGCCGGTCACTCGAGGATTACCGACTGGCTTCGGTGCGGTTCTAGAGCGACAGGCCTCAATGCGCAACCAACAAGACCATACTCAGCTCATGaccgacatgattgaagaagtttggaccCGCAACCGCCGCCGTTGA
- the LOC125190502 gene encoding transcription factor MYB102-like has protein sequence MGRTPCCDKNGLKKGPWTPEEDEKLSRYIHAHGAGNWRNLPKNAGLQRCGKSCRLRWTNYLRPDIKRGRFSFEEEETIIQLHSVLGNKWSAIAARLPGRTDNEIKNYWNTHIRKRLLRMGIDPVTHAPRLDLLDLSSLINSPQLNLLRLQTLINPEALRLAMTLLSANGGANNMSNSAAPPLQPNHSDYIIDQQTPPNHNYNNSFHNQSQSQQMFQENVMVPSANASDVSSFGYQVSENSGFQSMNGSSSSGNSSQNFSSPLTFEDERESFCSNLMKFEISEGWDLDDLLEI, from the exons ATGGGAAGAACACCTTGCTGCGACAAAAATGGCCTCAAAAAGGGACCATGGACGCCCGAAGAAGACGAGAAGCTCAGTCGATACATCCACGCCCACGGGGCCGGAAATTGGAgaaatcttcccaaaaatGCTG GTTTACAAAGATGTGGGAAGAGTTGTAGACTTCGATGGACTAATTACTTAAGGCCAGATATCAAAAGGGGAAGATTTTCatttgaggaagaagaaaccaTTATCCAACTCCATAGTGTTCTTGGCAACAA ATGGTCTGCCATCGCGGCACGTCTGCCCGGGAGAACAGACAACGAGATCAAGAACTACTGGAACACCCACATCCGGAAGCGCCTGCTCCGGATGGGGATCGACCCAGTGACCCACGCCCCGCGCCTCGACCTACTCGACCTCTCCTCGCTCATCAACTCGCCACAGCTCAACCTCCTCCGCCTCCAAACCCTAATCAACCCCGAGGCGCTGAGGCTCGCCATGACCCTATTATCAGCCAACGGCGGGGCCAACAACATGTCGAATTCGGCGGCCCCACCTCTCCAACCTAATCACTCTGACTACATTATCGACCAACAAACCCCACCAAATCACAATTACAATAACTCATTTCACAATCAGTCGCAATCTCAACAAATGTTTCAAGAAAATGTGATGGTTCCTTCGGCAAATGCCAGCGATGTGTCGAGTTTCGGCTACCAAGTTTCGGAAAATTCGGGTTTTCAATCGATGAACGGAAGCAGCAGCAGTGGAAACAGCAGCCAGAATTTTAGCAGCCCTCTAACTTTTGAAGATGAGAGGGAAAGTTTCTGCAGCAATTTGATGAAGTTTGAGATTTCTGAGGGGTGGGATTTGGATGATTTGTTGgagatttga
- the LOC125188157 gene encoding malonyl-coenzyme:anthocyanin 5-O-glucoside-6'''-O-malonyltransferase-like, whose product MTTMIETCRIPPQQGSAAELFLPLSYFDMMWLHFNHTRRLVFYNHPCSEAEFSNTIVPNLKHSLSLTLKHFLLVAANLLYPLDTDASKPVFRYISGDSVPLTIAVSGLDFDELVANHARESDQFYDLLPWMPKMAEEENYQIVPLISLQVTLFPGRGICVGLSNHHSLGDGRSILGFMKAWAVINKSGDDEAFVSRNGESLPVFDRPISKDSSRLDGIFWDVMKKIPFQPAATHPLPTNRVRASFILRQSHIKTLKNLILLARPNIDRVSTFVVAAAYVWTTLVKSLGLAGDEDEVFFFGADSRGRRNALFDPPLAMNYFGNCIGGGVARVENWKLAAEDGFFAAAEAIVDVMKAKIYNGDEFLKSPENMLTEMPKYRNMRSLSMTGSPKFDFKEADFGWGEVEKVEVLSMDSGGYLMSLSNSGNGDLVVGMSLTKEEMEAFASIFASGLYM is encoded by the exons ATGACAACCATGATCGAAACCTGCCGTATTCCGCCGCAACAAGGATCCGCCGCCGAGCTGTTCCTGCCGCTCTCCTACTTCGACATGATGTGGCTGCATTTCAATCACACCCGCCGcctcgtcttctacaaccaccCTTGTTCCGAAGCCGAATTCTCCAACACCATTGTTCCGAACCTCaaacactctctctctttaacTCTCAAACACTTTCTCCTTGTCGCCGCAAATCTCCTCTACCCTCTCGACACTGACGCCTCGAAGCCTGTTTTCCGTTACATCTCCGGTGACTCCGTCCCCCTCACGATCGCTGTCTCCGGCCTCGACTTCGACGAGCTCGTTGCGAATCACGCTAGAGAATCGGATCAGTTCTATGACCTCCTTCCTTGGATGCCGAAAATGGCCGAGGAAGAAAATTACCAAATTGTCCCCCTGATCTCTCTGCAGGTGACTCTCTTTCCGGGCCGGGGAATCTGCGTTGGTTTGAGCAATCACCATAGCCTCGGCGACGGGAGATCAATCTTAGGGTTCATGAAG GCGTGGGCTGTGATCAACAAATCCGGCGATGATGAGGCGTTTGTTTCTAGAAATGGAGAATCTCTGCCGGTTTTCGACAGACCAATTAGCAAAGATTCTAGTAGACTTGATGGTATATTCTGGGATGTGATGAAGAAGATTCCTTTCCAGCCGGCGGCGACGCATCCATTGCCGACCAATAGAGTGAGAGCTTCGTTCATCCTCCGCCAGTCCCACATAAAAACGCTCAAGAATCTGATCTTATTAGCGAGGCCAAACATAGATCGAGTCTCCACTTTTGTGGTTGCTGCTGCCTATGTCTGGACCACCTTGGTGAAATCCTTAGGCCTTGCTGGAGATGAAGATGAGGTATTTTTCTTTGGGGCTGACAGCAGGGGGCGGCGGAACGCGCTGTTCGATCCACCGTTGGCGATGAATTACTTCGGCAATTGCATAGGTGGTGGGGTGGCGAGAGTTGAGAATTGGAAGCTGGCAGCGGAGGATGGATTTTTTGCGGCAGCAGAGGCTATTGTTGatgtgatgaaggcgaaaatctACAACGGGGATGAGTTTCTGAAAAGCCCGGAAAATATGCTGACGGAGATGCCCAAGTATAGGAATATGAGGTCTTTGTCGATGACTGGTTCCCCGAAGTTTGATTTCAAAGAGGCGGATTTCGGATGGGGGGAGGTGGAGAAGGTGGAGGTACTGTCGATGGACAGTGGGGGATATTTGATGTCGTTGTCTAACTCCGGCAACGGCGATTTAGTTGTCGGTATGTCATTGACCAAGGAGGAGATGGAGGCTTTTGCTTCTATTTTTGCAAGTGGTCTCTATATGTGA
- the LOC125188832 gene encoding malonyl-coenzyme:anthocyanin 5-O-glucoside-6'''-O-malonyltransferase-like produces MTTVIETCRIPPPQGAAAELFLPLSFFDMMWLHFNTTRRLIFYNHPCSEAEFFNTIVPNLKHSLSLTLKHYLLVASNLLYPLDTDASKPVFRYISGDSVSLSIAASALDFEELVANHARESDQFYDLLPRMLKMAEEENYQIVPLISLQVTLFPARGICVGLSNHHSLSDGRSILGFMKAWAMINKSGDDVVFVSRNGDSLPVFERPICKDSSRIDGIYWKAIKQRPFKPASTHPLPTNRVRASFILRQSHIKTLKNLISSVRPNIDRVSTFVVAAAYVWTTLAKSLGPAEDEEEVLIIGADARGRQNALFNPPVPENYFGNCLGGGVARAEHRKLVAEDGFFAAAEAIVDEMKAKIYDEDEFLKSPENLLTEMPKYRNMRALSMTGSPKLDFTEADFGWGEAAKVEVLSLDGGYSMSLSNSGDGDLVVGMSLTKDEMEVFASMFATGLCM; encoded by the exons ATGACAACTGTGATCGAAACCTGCCGTATTCCGCCGCCACAAGGCGCCGCCGCCGAGCTGTTCCTGCCGCTCTCCTTCTTCGACATGATGTGGTTGCATTTCAATACGACCCGCCGCCTCATCTTCTACAACCACCCATGTTCAGAGGCTGAATTCTTCAACACAATTGTTCCGAACCTCaaacactctctctctttaacTCTCAAACACTATCTCCTTGTCGCCTCAAATCTCCTCTACCCTCTCGACACCGACGCCTCGAAGCCCGTTTTCCGTTACATCTCAGGCGACTCCGTCTCGCTCTCGATAGCCGCTTCCGCCCTCGATTTCGAAGAGCTCGTCGCGAATCACGCTAGAGAATCGGATCAGTTCTATGACCTCCTTCCGCGGATGCTGAAAATGGCCGAGGAAGAAAATTACCAAATTGTCCCTCTGATCTCTCTGCAGGTAACTCTCTTTCCCGCCCGGGGAATCTGCGTTGGTTTGAGCAATCACCATAGCCTTAGCGACGGGAGATCAATCTTAGGATTCATGAAG GCGTGGGCTATGATCAACAAATCCGGCGATGATGTGGTGTTTGTTTCTAGAAACGGCGATTCTCTGCCGGTTTTTGAGAGACCAATTTGCAAAGATTCTAGTAGAATTGATGGAATATATTGGAAGGCAATTAAGCAGCGTCCTTTCAAGCCGGCGTCGACGCATCCATTGCCGACCAATAGAGTGAGAGCTTCGTTCATCCTCCGCCAATCCCACATCAAAACGCTTAAGAATCTGATCTCCTCGGTGAGGCCAAACATAGACCGAGTCTCCACTTTTGTGGTTGCTGCAGCGTATGTTTGGACCACCTTGGCCAAATCCTTGGGTCCCgctgaagatgaagaagaggtTTTAATCATTGGGGCCGACGCAAGGGGCCGGCAGAACGCACTATTCAATCCACCAGTGCCTGAGAATTACTTTGGCAATTGCTTAGGTGGCGGGGTGGCGAGAGCCGAGCATCGGAAGTTGGTGGCGGAGGATGGTTTTTTTGCGGCGGCAGAGGCTATTGTTGATGAGATGAAGGCAAAAATCTACGACGAGGATGAGTTTCTCAAAAGCCCGGAAAATCTGTTGACGGAGATGCCCAAGTATAGAAACATGAGGGCTTTGTCGATGACTGGTTCCCCGAAGCTGGATTTCACCGAGGCGGATTTCGGATGGGGGGAGGCGGCGAAGGTGGAGGTTCTGTCGTTGGACGGGGGATATTCGATGTCGTTGTCTAACTCCGGTGACGGAGATTTGGTTGTCGGTATGTCGTTGACCAAGGATGAGATGGAGGTTTTTGCTTCTATGTTTGCAACTGGTCTATGCATGTGA
- the LOC125190889 gene encoding malonyl-coenzyme:anthocyanin 5-O-glucoside-6'''-O-malonyltransferase-like — translation MTTVLETCGISPPPGSAADLSLPLCFFDIIWLHYHPIRRLLFYNHPCSEAEFLNTIVPNLKHSLSLTLKHFLPVAGNLLYPLDTDKSRPLIRYVSGDSTPLTVAVSGRNFDDLTGSHIKESDQFYDLLPPLPPATDDGNYKIAPLVAMQATLFLGRGICVGVTNHHCLGDARSVAGFMSAWADINRHGGDEQFCSSPPCIFEKSVMGYANGADEKYWSAKRKVAFTAPSSLPVPSGRVRAAFTLPESDIKRLKNRVFSEIPGLVNVSSFVVTAAYAWSAFVKSAAADEVDEGRDEALIIPADARGRPNALIDPPVPVNYFGNCIGGAMVRMERKRVAADGGFVAAAAAIADRIKNQVNCKDNFLKGWENWMSERPNFAEMNRLGVSGSPKFDLLNADFGWGKGRRLEVVSMDEDKYSMSLCNSSDSEGGLVVGLSLPRARMEAFATIFHDGLKQ, via the coding sequence ATGACCACCGTGCTTGAAACCTGCGGCATCTCCCCTCCGCCCGGCTCCGCCGCCGATCTCTCGCTGCCTCTCTGCTTCTTCGACATCATCTGGCTCCATTACCATCCCATCCGCCGCCTCCTCTTCTACAACCACCCTTGTTCCGAAGCCGAATTCCTCAACACCATTGTTCCAAACCTCaaacactctctctctctaacccTCAAACACTTTCTCCCCGTCGCCGGAAACCTCCTCTACCCTCTCGACACCGACAAATCCCGCCCCCTAATCCGCTACGTCTCGGGCGATTCAACCCCTCTCACGGTCGCCGTCTCCGGCCGCAACTTCGACGACCTCACCGGAAGCCACATCAAAGAATCCGACCAGTTCTACGACCTCCTCCCGCCGCTGCCGCCGGCGACCGACGACGGAAATTACAAAATTGCCCCTCTCGTCGCCATGCAGGCGACGCTCTTCCTCGGCCGCGGGATCTGCGTCGGCGTGACCAATCACCACTGCCTCGGCGACGCCAGATCCGTGGCCGGGTTCATGTCCGCGTGGGCGGACATCAACCGTCACGGCGGAGACGAGCAGTTCTGCTCGTCTCCGCCGTGTATTTTCGAGAAATCCGTTATGGGATATGCGAACGGCGCAGACGAGAAATACTGGAGCGCGAAGCGAAAGGTCGCTTTCACTGCTCCATCAAGTTTGCCAGTGCCTAGCGGCAGAGTCAGGGCCGCATTCACACTCCCCGAGTCCGATATTAAAAGGCTAAAAAACCGTGTTTTCTCTGAGATTCCTGGCCTAGTCAACGTCTCGTCTTTCGTCGTCACGGCGGCGTACGCGTGGAGTGCTTTTGTAAAATCTGCGGCCGCTGACGAGGTGGACGAGGGCCGGGACGAGGCATTAATTATTCCTGCGGACGCGAGGGGGAGGCCGAACGCGCTTATTGACCCTCCAGTGCCGGTGAATTACTTCGGGAATTGCATAGGTGGGGCGATGGTGAGAATGGAGCGTAAGAGGGTGGCGGCGGACGGCGGATTtgtggcggcagcggcggcgatAGCTGATCGGATAAAAAATCAGGTGAATTGCAAAGATAATTTCCTAAAAGGATGGGAGAATTGGATGTCGGAAAGGCCAAATTTCGCGGAGATGAACAGATTGGGGGTTTCGGGTTCACCGAAATTCGATTTGTTGAATGCGGATTTCGGGTGGGGTAAGGGGAGGAGGTTGGAAGTTGTGTCGATGGATGAGGATAAGTATTCGATGTCGTTGTGTAACTCATCGGATTCCGAGGGGGGTTTGGTGGTTGGATTGTCGTTGCCTAGAGCCAGAATGGAGGCTTTTGCAACTATATTTCATGATGGCCTTAAACAATGA
- the LOC125190645 gene encoding malonyl-coenzyme:anthocyanin 5-O-glucoside-6'''-O-malonyltransferase-like — MTTVLETYRIQPPAGVAAELFLPLSFFDMTWLHFSPIRRLIFYNHPCSEAEFSNTIVPNLKHSLSLTLKHYIPVVANLLYPLNTEASKPVFRYISGNSIPLTIAVSSLDFDELVANHARESDQFYDLLPPPAPAPSTLLADEENYQIAPLISFQATLFPGRGICIGLNNHHSLGDARSIVGFLKAWAMVNKSGDDEALVSKCGETLPIFERSSVFGDTSRLDGIFWNVMKKIPLRTAPSNSFSTNRVRASFILRQSDIINLKNMVLSARPNLVRVSTFVVTAAYVWTALVKSGEGSGDEGEVFVFPADGRGRRNALFDPPVPVNYFGNCLGGGVVKVEHRKLAAEDGFVVAAEAIGDEMRTKIYNGDEFLKSPEKRLSEMPKFKGMRVLVAAGSPKFDLAEADFGWGEARKVEVMSLDGGKYSMSLCNSGGDGLVVGMSLPKEMMEAFASMFEHGLKS; from the coding sequence ATGACCACCGTGCTCGAAACCTACAGAATCCAACCTCCGGCAGGCGTCGCCGCCGAGCTCTTCCTCCCGCTCTCCTTCTTCGACATGACTTGGCTCCATTTCAGTCCGATCCGCCGCCTCATCTTCTACAACCACCCATGTTCCGAAGCTGAATTCTCCAACACCATTGTTCCAAACCTCaaacactctctctctttaacTCTCAAGCACTATATCCCCGTCGTCGCAAATCTCCTCTACCCTCTCAACACCGAAGCCTCGAAGCCTGTTTTCCGTTACATCTCCGGTAACTCCATCCCGCTCACGATCGCCGTCTCCAGCCTCGACTTCGATGAGCTCGTCGCGAATCACGCTAGAGAATCCGATCAGTTCTACGACCTACTTCCgccgccggcgccggcgccgTCGACGCTGCTGGCCGATGAAGAAAATTACCAAATTGCCCCTCTGATCTCTTTCCAGGCGACTCTGTTTCCCGGCCGGGGAATCTGCATCGGTTTGAACAACCACCACAGCCTCGGCGACGCAAGATCGATCGTCGGATTCTTGAAGGCGTGGGCTATGGTCAACAAATCCGGCGACGATGAGGCGCTCGTGTCGAAATGCGGCGAAACTCTGCCGATTTTTGAGAGATCCTCTGTTTTCGGAGATACTAGTAGACTCGATGGAATCTTCTGGAATGTAATGAAGAAGATTCCGTTGAGAACAGCGCCATCGAATTCGTTTTCAACGAACAGAGTGAGAGCTTCGTTCATCCTCCGCCAATCTGACATAATAAATCTCAAGAATATGGTTTTGTCGGCGAGGCCGAACCTTGTTCGGGTCTCCACTTTTGTCGTCACGGCGGCGTATGTCTGGACGGCCTTGGTGAAGTCTGGCGAAGGCAGCGGAGATGAAGGTGAGGTGTTTGTTTTTCCGGCCGACGGAAGGGGGCGGAGGAACGCGCTGTTTGATCCGCCGGTGCCGGTGAATTACTTCGGGAATTGCTTGGGTGGTGGGGTTGTGAAGGTGGAGCATCGTAAGCTGGCAGCGGAGGATGGGTTTGTTGTGGCGGCGGAGGCTATTGGTGATGAGATGAGGACGAAAATCTACAATGGAGATGAGTTTCTTAAAAGTCCGGAAAAAAGGCTGTCTGAGATGCCGAAATTTAAGGGCATGAGAGTTTTGGTGGCGGCGGGCTCGCCGAAGTTTGATTTGGCGGAGGCGGATTTCGGATGGGGGGAGGCTAGGAAGGTGGAGGTCATGTCGTTGGATGGCGGGAAATATTCGATGTCGTTATGTAACTCTGGCGGCGATGGTTTGGTAGTCGGTATGTCGCTGCCAAAGGAGATGATGGAGGCTTTTGCTTCAATGTTTGAACATGGCCTAAAATCATGA
- the LOC125187931 gene encoding malonyl-coenzyme:anthocyanin 5-O-glucoside-6'''-O-malonyltransferase-like, protein MLRIRETVRIHPPPDTPAELKLPLTLFDIWWIHTPPTLRLVFYDHPCSSADFLDTVIPRLKQSLSLTLKHYLLASANLLFPSDPDHKPLFRYVTGDSVPLRIAESGRDFGEVIGDHPRDADQLHDCIPALPQPADEARYKKIPLLALQVTHFPGRGFCLGATNHHSLGDARSIVGFISAWAEINKSGDDNDFSTKTPPIFDRSVVKDPAGVASVFWNAVKQIPVNPAPAPLAPTHRVRSTIILSPQHLQHLKRQISAAPASSFVAAVAYAWSCLSKSADAIGEKIGGEETEVYFLSADARGRPNAMIDPPVPVNYFGNCLGGGMASLEHGRLAAEEGFPAAAEAIGGEIKGRIYDKCEFLKGVEDWPAGVVKYMGMRSLCVTDSPKFDLYVADFGWGKARKVEVLSIDGETYGMSLCNSRDSDGGLEIGVSLPLERMKAFSAIFARGLKL, encoded by the coding sequence ATGCTGAGAATACGAGAAACCGTCCGAATCCATCCTCCGCCCGACACCCCGGCCGAGCTAAAGCTACCGCTAACCCTATTCGACATTTGGTGGATTCACACCCCGCCTACCCTCCGCCTCGTCTTCTACGACCACCCATGCTCATCGGCCGATTTCCTCGACACGGTAATCCCGAGGCTCAAGCAATCCCTTTCCCTCACTCTCAAGCACTACCTCCTCGCCTCGGCCAATCTGCTCTTCCCTTCGGATCCGGACCACAAGCCCTTGTTCCGTTATGTCACGGGCGACTCCGTCCCGCTCAGAATCGCCGAATCCGGCCGCGATTTCGGCGAGGTCATTGGGGACCACCCTCGGGACGCGGACCAATTGCACGATTGCATCCCCGCGTTGCCACAACCTGCTGACGAGgcaagatataaaaaaatcccCCTTTTAGCCCTGCAGGTGACCCACTTTCCTGGCCGCGGATTTTGCCTCGGCGCAACTAACCATCACAGTCTCGGCGACGCCAGATCGATCGTCGGATTCATTTCGGCGTGGGCCGAGATCAACAAATCCGGCGACGACAACGACTTTTCGACCAAAACTCCGCCGATCTTCGATCGATCCGTCGTCAAAGATCCCGCCGGAGTCGCCTCGGTATTCTGGAACGCGGTGAAACAGATCCCGGTCAATCCGGCGCCGGCGCCTCTGGCGCCGACGCACCGAGTGAGATCTACTATCATCCTCTCCCCACAGCACTTGCAACACCTGAAGAGGCAGATCTCCGCCGCTCCGGCGTCGTCGTTCGTCGCTGCGGTGGCGTACGCCTGGTCGTGTCTGTCGAAATCGGCAGACGCGATCGGGGAGAAAATCGGCGGAGAGGAAACGGAAGTGTACTTCCTCTCCGCCGACGCGAGAGGGAGGCCGAACGCGATGATCGATCCGCCGGTGCCAGTGAATTACTTCGGTAATTGCTTGGGCGGCGGGATGGCGAGCTTGGAGCACGGGCGGCtggcggcggaggaggggtttccggcggcggcggaggcgatCGGCGGTGAAATCAAGGGGAGAATTTACGACAAATGTGAATTTCTGAAAGGGGTGGAGGATTGGCCGGCGGGAGTGGTGAAGTATATGGGGATGAGGAGTTTGTGCGTGACGGATTCGCCGAAATTCGATCTGTATGTGGCGGATTTCGGGTGGGGGAAGGCGAGGAAGGTGGAGGTGCTGTCGATTGACGGTGAGACCTACGGGATGTCGTTGTGTAACTCGAGGGATTCCGACGGCGGATTGGAGATTGGTGTGTCGTTGCCATTGGAGAGAATGAAAGCTTTTTCTGCTATATTTGCACGTGGTCTCAAGTTGTga